The Plasmodium vivax chromosome 12, whole genome shotgun sequence genomic interval caaatattataaaaaatggaaaagcaaaaagctTATGTGATGATAACAAGTCCTTTATCATCATAGGAATACCTCATTTGATTTTTGGCTTAGATCTATTTAATGACCTAAAATTAGAAACCATTAACTTTCTAATTAGAAATATAACAAAGCATCTGAATGGCTGTCAATTACAAGTGCAAGCCTCTGACGTTTCTAACATTACAAATGGTTGCCAATCTGATATGGACAAGCAAATCATTTTTGATGATGAAAAACCGGATCAGGTGATACATGCCGATGGGTTACGTCTCTCCCCCAGCAATAAATTCTTCAGTAGCCTTCTACAATGCTCCGTTGATAACTTAGGGTCAGGGGAGAAAACGATGATATGCGTTCAGgagcagctagccaaacggAACTTAAAACTTTCGGATACTTGCTCTACTTGCTTTAAAGAATCCGTCGATTGTGGAAAGTCAAACTGTTGGCTTCCCTGCCTTTTCGGCAACCCCTGTGCGGACCGATGCTACCAGTGCGCCACGGACAGCTGCAATAAGGAGCTCATTCGGTGCAGCGGTTTGGAGAACCTCCCTGGCGCCTGCTCGTGAGGGAAAAACGTAGCAAAAAGCGCTTTTAGGGGCACTTCAAAATGAGGGGCACTTCAAATGAGGAGCACTTCATAATGAGGAGCTGTTTTGGCGAAGCCCCAACCAGAGGTGGTTCCCCTTCCAAGTTAGCAACGTGAAGAGAACCACTCCAGTCAGACGAATTATGTGGGCACATTTGCGCGCCATCCAAACGAGGGGCCttgatgataaaaaaatagtagaAAACGTTTTTCAGAGACCATCCTAAGGCAGCACACGCACATATATCGTTGCTGCGTTTCTGCCTCCGTT includes:
- a CDS encoding hypothetical protein, conserved (encoded by transcript PVX_116775A) — encoded protein: MANLKNMLIRSCVVAVTLLTEEVKHKLGLSPILFTNAQGIGTNDWFNDWKNDMLGDWEKDFISGIEKNWPRGWKKDLLSSFQNSWLGGINSDSMLRDSINIILAHAPKKNRQKINEYINELLSGRYNEVNPKSLLHRISNIIKNGKAKSLCDDNKSFIIIGIPHLIFGLDLFNDLKLETINFLIRNITKHLNGCQLQVQASDVSNITNGCQSDMDKQIIFDDEKPDQVIHADGLRLSPSNKFFSSLLQCSVDNLGSGEKTMICVQEQLAKRNLKLSDTCSTCFKESVDCGKSNCWLPCLFGNPCADRCYQCATDSCNKELIRCSGLENLPGACS